The DNA region ACAAACCTGCCCCACGCTAGGGCGAGGTGTGCTTAGTTTGAAGCAGGATGGCTTAGATACGCATGGGGGATCTTTAGTGAGATACTCTGAGATTTGCTCTTTAAAGCGTTGTTGCAGTAAAAGCAGCTAGTTAGGATCATTCTGGctgggaagggacctcaagaGTCTGTGTAGTCCAGCCCTCTGCTTCAAGCATGTCTCGGGTTATTGCCCTGCAGAGCCTTTTCAGACAGCTCAATGTATGTTATTTTATCAGCGACCTTGGAGCCTGGGTGAGCCGGGTTTTCTGAAGAACATCCAAGCATGGAGATGAGTGTGAGCAGTGCAGTAGTTGATTCAGTGAATCAGCTACGAGGTAGTTCTCCTTCCAGAGAACGGTGTGAAAGGATTACAATGGCAGTAGCAGAGTATTtgaattttctcctttcccttgtTGTAATGCACTGAGCACAATTCCAGTCTGTCTTGTGCCAGTTGCTGCAAGTGGGAGCGAGCTGGTCCCCACGTGCCAAGCAGCTCCTGAAGCACTGGGCTCTGCTGGCTCTGGGAGATGTTCTCCTTTGTGGAATTGAGCCAGACTGATAATGTTCCCATAAGGAAGAGTtgtttttcagtgaattttaCATGAGAATTATTAAACGCTTAACACTTACTATCTACAAAACCCATCCTTTAAGGACCTGGAGtaagtttttcattaaaaagggaggctgaagaggagagcagagctgtgttgTGTAAGCAGTTGTGCTGTGGCTTAGGAGACAAGCGTGTACCTTTTATAAAGACTTTGTACAGTAGCTTTATGGTAGTTTAAATTTTCATAGCCCATGGAAGTTTAGTATGGGAGAAGCATGGGAGGGGGTTTATATACGTGGTTTATTATCAAGTGCTTCATCCATACCATTAATGATTATAGGCGCTTTATTGTTCTCCATACATGGTGCAAGGCACAGGCTTGCGCGAGTACTCCCACGCATTGCCCTCCAGAAAACGGGAGAGCTACAGTTACAAACTGCAGCATGAAGCCATTTCAGTCGTCATTAAGTTATACAGGGTTTAATgtgaaagagatttttttttttctattaactCCTCCCAGTTTGTGATGGTTGTAGGTGAGCTGGAACAAACCACGGCGTGTTTTTACTTGCTTGTCTCAACCCTGTTCACGTACTGAACCCTTCACCACTCTTGCGTGTTATTGACGTCAGTACacgtttgtttttttcttacaagatCCTGTGTTTCCCAGCTGTGACCAGGAACCAGTGACTAATAAAGATGAAGATATAGTtcagcttttctgcttcagtCATTGCTCTCTAGGAACTGCTGTACCATAGGACCCAGAAGAAGATCCACTTGTTTCTGATGCTCATAATGAATTTCAAGCATTAGTGACCTATATTGGATTCAAACCAATAGGGTACAGGTGAAAGCTCTACTACTGCCAATTTATTCAGCAATCCAGGCTCAGCTTGGGTTTGGAATGGAGCTTTTcggtaagaaaaacaaatgaagcagCTGTTCCTTGGGCAAATGTGTTATACACAGACACTTAAGCTCCTTAAATTAGTTAGACTCATTGCAATgctaggttttgttttgtgtcattttaatttctcttgctGCATCAAGTCTGTcctgggggaagggaagaagagatggAAATCTGCTCAGTCCTTAAGTTTTGGGTGTTTCTAAGCAATCCTCCTCAAAACTGCTCAAAATCTTAAAGAGTAAAAGGCACATCgtgaacagaaaacaggaaattttctgctttttcctgcagagAGAGTGGTATGCACCTTTAAAGAAATATCCAAATGCCATGAAAATGCATTAACGTTTTATGTTCTTAGATGAGTGTGGTCATGTATGCCTGACTTCAATAACTTGTGCGAAAGTTTTACCTCCTTGTCATTTAGGTCTCTTAAATTGTTAGTCCTTTCATGTGCAGAAGGACAGGTAAGTCCAAACTCTGAACTAGCTAGGGGTGGAAGCAGTGTCTCAGCCAGtcctttttcagtcttttccctTACCAATCCAGAGAAATAGCTTCATCCTAATAATCTTAGCAAAACAAAGTTTTTATGGCCTGCAAGGCAATTCATTTCAAAGTGTTCCAATTCCTTATGCTTGATGATCACATCTGCTTATTTTCCCACCCAAGAGTCTCAAGCTGTCTCCTACCTGGATAACAACCAACGAGAAgctctgccttgcagctccTTCCAGAATTCCTCAGTCTCTAGGCTGatgttgcttttgaaatactaaaataattcaATCTGCTGTGGTTCTAGCATTGTATTATCTGTTCTGTCTGACTTGAATCAAGCCTATAAAATTAACTCCGTAACTGTTGCAGCATCGATGCTGAATGATTCTAGAGCTTGCTTGACAGTGTAAGTCTTTTTTAACTGGGAAATTTTCAGAATAATGAGTCAGTCAACGAGATCCTCAAAGCACTCCTTAGATGACATGCCATGGCACCTTAATTCTGAATGATAGGAAGTTGGAGAGGATTAGGATTTGGGGTGGGTAGattggtttgttggttggttcTGCCATTGACTTTCCTCAAAGGCAGTTCTCATACGTCTGCCAGGATTTTTTGCATCCGAGTTTGTTAAAGCTATGTCAACATCTAGAGGAGTatttaaatacacaaagaaTACTCAAGTATATGAAGTGTTGATAAGCTTAACTTGTCCTCTCCTCAATATTGTTGTAAGATCTTAAAACATCTTGATCTTTCATGTCCAGTACAGAGCCTTCCACCTAGACCTGCATGCGTGCCGCCcatcctctctgctgctttcttcctgaAATCTGCTCCTTTTGCATGGTTTCTTTGTATGATCCAGCAGCGAAAATTCGAAGTACCGACTCACCCTCTAGACTTTGTCACCTGAACTTGGTCTGGTTGCCTGATGTGGTGTCCAGCTGCAGGatctggggaaggaaggggcggcagggaagggagaaccTGTTGgagtggggctgcagggtggctgtCCCCGTGCAGCATGGGGCACCCTGCCCGCTGCAGAGCACGTGCTGGCAGGggcggctgcagggctgcctgcctgaaCTGCAAAACCTCtcttttgtgttgctttttcctttgctggttTAAGAGAGGCTGCATCCTTCCTATGCTGTAACTGGCTGGTGAAGGACCCTGGTTGCCGAGGTAACAGAggaacctaaaaaaaaaaatttttttttttcctttttttccccctctgtgtTTTCTCATAAAAGCTTGACATTCCTTTTGTGTACCTTTCTGCTAAATAGCTTGTGTGGCCCGAGCTGATGTACCTTGCAGGAAGAATCAGAAACATGCTTTTCAATTATAACAGCAAAATTACGAAGGGTTTTGTAGTTTGGATGTTTAATTTCCCGCATGCTTTGCGCACTGCATAAGGGACGCTGCAGCGAGTGCCTCTGTGAAGAGCTGCCATCTGGCTGGTGAGATAGGCCttgctgtggtggctgtgggtAATTCAACcactttctctcttcctctccgATAAGGGAATCACTTAAAATACCTCCAGACTCACCACGTCTTCTAGTTAAGACGTTCAGTCATCGTTTCATTTTGAACTCCAACCAACATGAGACCCCTTAACATTCTTCTGCCTTTGACTTTGTTGGCATTTACATCTTGGAGGTTGTAGCAGAGCCTGATGCTCTCCAAAGATCACTTAACCAAAAGCCTCGTAAAGCCCCTCAGGAATTACCTGGCTGAAGAGGACCGGGCTGTGTGTGCGCAGCTCCACGTCTCCTTGGAGGCAAGGACCAACACCTTCTCATCTGCTCCTTGGAGCTCTGGCTTGGCCTTCTGCAGGTGCCATGTGCTGGTAAGGAGGTAGTGCCATCGTAAAGTCTCTTCTGCTCACAAAAGTCACCATCTGTGCTTTAATCAATACATTCAGGCTTGACAGCCATTGAGTGGTAGGTAATAGGACTTGGGAGTCTTCGGGATGTTTTTACCAGCATGAGTGGGAGAACGGGATTACCAACCAGTGAGGTTTATGGTAACCTGTTGTTACATTAACAATTTGTTGTAAACAGTTTCTCAGCCTGGGATGGGACTATGCGGTTTTTATTGGCAAGAGGTTTCCTCTACTGTgtcttttgttacttttttaataaGACAGACCTCCGAGttagctgctgcttcagaggatatttttaatattgcttaTCTGATTATGATTAAGCATTCTGGTGTTTATAGCATATGCTTTGACCTTGATGTTAGTTCAGCTGGGCAAGAATATAAATGATGAAGAAATTCCTTAGCTAGCTTACCCCAtggtatttaaaattaactctTTGATATTCTGTCCTAAAGTAGGAGCACTCTTTTTGAGATAGATGGCTTTAAAGAAAGGTACAGGTTTAACTGCTCTAGCTAAATTTAAAGGGTGTTGaagtttgggtatttttttatttctttccagcaAGCTGCATCTTCTTGTTTCTATGAACTTTGATCCAGAATTTAGAACTGTGACATTTACTAAATAGATCAGGCGTGCAGAATGAAATGAACGTTGtaaaaccagaactgaagtATGGGAACTTCAGACTTTAGTCTGTAAATCATAAAGTACTTGTTTTTCTCTGAGATTCGTAAATGATACAAGACTGTAATGAGTGCTATAACTAAATTTCTctggatttcctttttttgttttgttttttcaataaATCTCGGGGCGTAGCTGCCTTGGTGCTACCTgtacaaacagaaaagcctcCAAAAGCAGCTGCGTCTAAACCATTGATCTTTAGCCAAAgattttctctgtgtgttttcaaCAAAAactatccttaaaaaaaaaaaaggggggggggggggggcgcttctgattaaaagaaagatgatttCCAGCTCAGTATGCTGCTGTCATAGTGGGCTGAGTGACACAGTATATCCCCAAGTTATAATTTTATATAGCAGTAGTTTTGCTGATCAAATAGCAAAGTTTAAGACCACTCACTGTCAGCATGGAAAAAacctccaagaaaaaaaaaaaaacgccCTTAGTTTCTAACAAGGAGCCGTTGGGTGTTGTGTGCAGAACTGCCGAGTCAaagagtttttttaaatattctgtagCTCAAGGACTTGGCTCCTCTTCAAACATTTCCAACTACAAAAGGATGGGTAATCTTGCAAGTGAGTGTGCCCCCTCTAGGGGCAAAATTGTGGAAATTTGTTACAGCAGGTAAATTCAAAACGGGAGAAACGTTCGCTTGGAGTGAATATCTGAGGGTTTTTATCTCCCAGTGAGAAGGAATTTCTGCTGCAATTTAGGATGCAGCTTCCTCAGCATCTCTGTTGCCTGGCTTGCTGCAAGAGGTGACGTGTGCTGTaggcagcagggctctgctttCATCCGTCTCCCACTTCAATTctaaaaacattaagaaaaatgtgctgctgcttttccgGGGTAGTTCTtgaattttctttataaagcGTGTCTCATACTGTGGAAAAAGTCAACTTGTATTTGTTCCTTCGGTAAGTGTTACAAACCTTGAGCTGTTCTGTGCGCGTTGTACCATTTTGGTGAGAAGGAATCACTGCCCAGCCATCTTTAACTGGGCACCCAGATTATTCTAAACAACCTCCCGGGAGTctagggaaataaaaaatcactCCTGAAACTTCAGAGCTCTGAATGTGGGAGTTAGAGATGCTGTGCAAATACAAAGTATGTGCTGGGTGGCGTGCTGGTGGCGACACCGTGCTCCGTGCGGAGCCACAGAGTTGTCTGACTTGGGTGGTCATGTTTGTTTGTTCTGGCAGTGCTCGCTAAAACATGAGTCCTATATGAAACCATTTCAGCAACTTTTGAATGTTTGAGAAGTTACAAAATCTTCCTTTGACAGTGGTCTTTTGCCTTTGGTCTTTgctattttgccttttcacagCTCAGGTTCAGGATCATGGAATTCATCCAAGTAGCGTTTTCGGGGTGCGTGTGTGCTCTGATCCTCAGGCTGTGCTACTGGAGAAATATTCCTCTTCTAAATGACCCGTGGGGAGAACATCCTTCTCCCTCAtctcttttccagctgcttttgaaGTTTATCCCGGTTTATCTGGAGGGAGGGCTGCGTTTCGCTTTAGGGGGTGCTTTTAACTCTACCCCAGGTTTCCATACAAAAACAAGGTGAAgcaatttttaatgaaaacttgaGAATTTTGTATCAGTcctttaaaagctgaatttggACCTCATCACTGGGATACTTTAACAGCAGGATAAATGCTTCCGAGCATGACCCCTTGAATGTTAAACATAAAATGCATGCAtactcattttttcccctcttatcTCCTAAAGGTGCTCTTACAGAGTGTTACGATGAACTGGGCAACCGGTACCAGCTTCCCGTCTACTGCCTCGCCCCACCTATCAACATGATAGAGGAGAAGGGCGACCTGGAGACTCTGGATATTCCTGATCCCCCACCCAATTCAGGGCATGAATGCCAGCTTCGTTTGCGCCTGTCCACAGGCAAAGACCTCAAACTCATGGTCCGCAGCATGGACACGGTGTACCACATGAAGAGACGGCTGCATGCGGTGGAGGGAGTGGAGCCAGGCAGCCAGCGCTGGTTCTTCTCGGGCAGGCCGCTGGCAGACAAAATGAAACTGGAGGAGCTGAAAATCCCAAAGGACTACGTGGTGCAAGTCATCGTGAGCCAGCCCTTAGCAAATCCCACCCCAGTGGAAAACTGATTTCTGCTTGTTTATCGATTCTTCTTTCCTCCGTCTCTGTcatggggtttgttttcacTGCCCTCTCTTCTTTTGGGTTGTCCTGCTAATGGATTGGTTCCAAGAAATGACCAGCAAAAATTCCATCTGTGATGGAGatctgcaaaaacaaaacataaaaatgtaaactgGCCTTTGGGGGTTGCCTGATCTCGTATTTAACAcaacagcaaacagcacagGGCAAGggcaaaggaaggaaggggaaggaaaaagggaggaggtacaaagagggagggaaaagatgATTGTTCACTTAAACAATACAAATACGTAATGATTCTTGAAACTGTAGGTGGTGTCCTGATCTATAGAGCCAGAGCAACAGAGAgcacttttattaaaaaaaaaaaaaaaaattactaaaaactAGTCAGTTTATAAAATTTCATATCAGCACCACGTACAGTTCATGCAAGAATCGCAGCTGCTCTGGGTGGGTCCTGCGCTGTTTGCGGGGATCCTTCCTGGTTTGACCTAACGCAAATGCTTTGCcaaggcacagccagccccaggcagcggAGCTGGGCGAGGGGCTCCATCTCTGTCCCACGTGCGCACCTCCTGGTGATGCTCAGACCAAGCAATTGTACATTCCAAGATGGCAACACAGTCCTGTGCCACGGCTGGCTCCCGAGCTGGGAGTGCAGCCCGCTGGAGCCTTAGGCAATAACTTAGTCAATGTATACTCTCACGTACTGTACTGTAAACTTACTGGCCACAAGACTGACTTAGCCTGAAGTTTACTGGCTGACTGGCACCTGAGTACTTGCCTGCTGGATACTGTATATCACTCA from Falco biarmicus isolate bFalBia1 chromosome 8, bFalBia1.pri, whole genome shotgun sequence includes:
- the UBTD2 gene encoding ubiquitin domain-containing protein 2: MGGCVGSHHDSSGSLNENSDGTGVALGRNQPLKKEKPKWKSDYPMTDGQLRSKRDEFWDTAPAFEGRKEIWDALKAAAHAFESNDHELAQAIIDGANITLPHGALTECYDELGNRYQLPVYCLAPPINMIEEKGDLETLDIPDPPPNSGHECQLRLRLSTGKDLKLMVRSMDTVYHMKRRLHAVEGVEPGSQRWFFSGRPLADKMKLEELKIPKDYVVQVIVSQPLANPTPVEN